The nucleotide window AGCACGCAGGTGGTTGCGCGGGTGCTGGAAGTGGCCATGCACAAGGCCCACGAACTGAAGTTTCCGCTCTCGCACGTGGTCGACGGCATCGGCAGCGCGCCGCTGGCGCCGCCGGCGCCAGATTTCATCAAGGGCATGGGCCGCACCAACGACGCGATCCTATTCGCGGGTCAGGTGCAGATCTACGTGCGGGGCGACGATGACGCCGCAAAAGACCTTGCCGAGAAACTGCCCAGCAGCGCATCGAACGACTATGGCCGGCCGTTTGCGGAAGTCTTCAAGGCGTACGAATACGATTTCTTCAAGATCGACCCCATGCTGTTCAGCCCGGCGCGCATCAGCGTCACGGCGATGGAGAGCGGGCGCACTTTCCACGCCGGCGAGATCGATCTGAAGCTGCTCGAAGCCTCGTTCGGAGACTGAGGCCCGGGAATGAGAAACCTGGAACCGCGCATAGCCATCTTCACCGACGATCCCGGCTGGCACGGCGCACGGTTGCGCGAGGCCTTCGCTGCGCGTGGCTGCGCGGCTAATTTTGTGTCGCTCAAGAGTTGTCATTTCGACATCGGTGCGGATGCGCACCCGTTGAGAATTTCCGGCTTCGAGCCGGCATTGCCCGCGGCCGCGTTCGTGCGCGGCGTGCCCGGTGGCAGTCTGGAAGAAGTGGTTTTTTATCTTGATTTTCTGCATGCGCTGACCGAGTTGAACGTGCCCGTTTACAACGACGCACGCGCGATCGAGCGCAGCGTCGACAAGGGCATGACCAGTTTTTTGTTGCGTAACAACGGCATCCCGACCCCGCCCACCTGGGTGACGAACGATCCCGAACACGCCCGCGCTGTGGTCATGCGCGAGTTCGCAGCAAACCATGCACTGGTGTGCAAGCCGTTGTTCGGCGCGCAGGGCGAGGGCCTGATGCGCCTGTTGCCGGGCGATCCACTGCCAGCGGCGGAGATGCTTCACGGCGTTTATTATCTGCAGCGCTACATCGACACGGGCGAGGGCAGCTGGCACGACTGGCGCGTGTTCGTCATCGCCGGCCGCGCGCTGCTGGCGATGCGGCGCGAGGGTGCGACCTGGATCAGCAACGTCGCGCGCGGCGGCAACTGCCAGCCCGCGGTCCTGGACGATGGCTTGCGGCATCTGGCCGAGGCGGCGGTCGCCGCCGTGGGCATGCAGTACGGCGGCGTGGACATTATCCGTGACGCGAAGGGCCAGGCCTGGGCGGTGGAGGTCAACAGCGTG belongs to Gammaproteobacteria bacterium and includes:
- a CDS encoding RimK family alpha-L-glutamate ligase, encoding MRNLEPRIAIFTDDPGWHGARLREAFAARGCAANFVSLKSCHFDIGADAHPLRISGFEPALPAAAFVRGVPGGSLEEVVFYLDFLHALTELNVPVYNDARAIERSVDKGMTSFLLRNNGIPTPPTWVTNDPEHARAVVMREFAANHALVCKPLFGAQGEGLMRLLPGDPLPAAEMLHGVYYLQRYIDTGEGSWHDWRVFVIAGRALLAMRREGATWISNVARGGNCQPAVLDDGLRHLAEAAVAAVGMQYGGVDIIRDAKGQAWAVEVNSVPAWRGLQSTCNVNIAELLADDFLRQLKPGTMAEAAG